A stretch of the Musa acuminata AAA Group cultivar baxijiao chromosome BXJ2-7, Cavendish_Baxijiao_AAA, whole genome shotgun sequence genome encodes the following:
- the LOC103992056 gene encoding uncharacterized protein LOC103992056 isoform X1, with translation MASEASVADQTVTEIETTAPEDLKGKDKDEKRTECHVSDDASNADEPSLSKPDDLKGKDEEEKQIETIVSDVISNADDASLPKPEDPKQEVEEEKIIVEDSSSVEAPTSGPEENLKQKEEGSVIEEVKEEAVDKSVSEPPVEAEEKEIVVDKTDAPNTPELPNEPVEQPAEVLEASVVEDSVDKIKESEQTEIMTAEAKSADESSKVTVVPVSPEVTDDKPVEQPTTVCLVQEPTLDANVNLNSDETAEKPRDEEPLSDGMEVSPESSKEEIARNETSPSITEDLTTKVHETVETESSEAIAVVPPVDEPKEAEEETIVAELPSDSGAKESAGEERVSATSVIEVSDTIPATEVAECAVEPEVDVKKETEGSTIDVDKTTLGETIQTIVESEVTGISEEVKINQMKNESLESEKLTVAEASRDINLVGAENNNKASRNDPECDSKELESSEDKKQETEKVVDQCSAETTKDSGDTKVEEEARKTDVPSKKSSKSQGNNIISKVKKSIVKVKKAIIGKSPSSKAMTPEGDDEMKAK, from the exons ATTGAGACTACTGCTCCCGAGGATCTAAAAGGGAAAGACAAAGATGAAAAG CGGACCGAGTGTCATGTGTCTGATGATGCAAGTAATGCTGATGAGCCGAGTCTTTCAAAGCCTGACGATCTAAAAGGAAAAGATGAAGAGGAAAAG CAGATCGAGACTATTGTTTCTGATGTTATAAGTAATGCTGATGATGCGAGTCTCCCAAAGCCTGAGGATCCAAAACAAGAAGTCGAAGAGGAAAAGATCATAGTGGAGGATTCTTCAAGTGTTGAAGCACCTACATCTGGACCAGAAGAAAATCTAAAGCAAAAAGAAGAGGGCTCTGTGATTGAGGAGGTGAAGGAAGAAGCAGTCGATAAGTCTGTTTCTGAACCACCAGTTGAAGCTGAAGAGAAGGAAATAGTAGTGGACAAAACTGATGCACCTAATACTCCTGAGCTGCCAAATGAACCAGTGGAGCAACCAGCAGAGGTCTTGGAAGCATCTGTCGTGGAAGATTCAGTTGATAAGATCAAAGAGTCTGAACAAACAGAAATCATGACCGCAGAAGCAAAGAGTGCCGACGAATCCTCAAAAGTCACTGTGGTACCTGTTTCTCCAGAAGTAACAGATGACAAGCCTGTTGAACAACCAACTACTGTATGCCTGGTCCAGGAACCAACTCTTGATGCCAATGTGAACCTCAATTCTGATGAAACAGCAGAAAAGCCTCGAGATGAAGAACCTTTGTCTGATGGGATGGAGGTCAGTCCTGAGTCATCAAAGGAAGAAATTGCTCGAAATGAAACTTCACCATCCATTACTGAAGATCTAACTACGAAGGTTCATGAAACTGTTGAAACTGAAAGTTCAGAAGCAATTGCTGTAGTTCCTCCTGTGGATGAGCCCAAAGAAGCTGAAGAAGAAACTATTGTTGCTGAACTTCCTAGTGATTCTGGTGCCAAGGAATCTGCGGGAGAAGAAAGAGTGTCAGCCACAAGTGTCATAGAAGTTTCTGATACCATCCCGGCAACTGAAGTTGCTGAATGTGCAGTTGAGCCAGAAGTTGATGTTAAGAAAGAGACGGAAGGAAGCACTATAGATGTCGATAAAACAACCTTAGGCGAGACAATCCAAACAATTGTTGAAAGTGAAGTGACTGGAATCTCTGAAGAAGTAAAGATTAATCAGATGAAGAATGAGAGTTTGGAAAGTGAAAAGTTGACTGTGGCTGAAGCATCTCGAGACATCAACTTAGTTGGAGCTGAAAACAACAACAAGGCATCTCGTAACGATCCAGAATGTGATTCTAAAGAGTTAGAAAGTTCAGAAGACAAAAAACAAGAGACCGAAAAGGTTGTTGATCAGTGCTCAGCTGAAACCACCAAAGACAGTGGTGATACAAAAGTAGAAGAAGAGGCTCGGAAGACAGATGTTCCCAGTAAGAAATCTTCTAAAAGCCAGGGGAACAACATAATATCAAAGGTGAAGAAATCAATTGTCAAGGTAAAGAAGGCAATCATAGGGAAGTCACCAAGTTCGAAGGCCATGACACCTGAAGGAGATGACGAGATGAAAGCAAAGTAG
- the LOC103992056 gene encoding uncharacterized protein LOC103992056 isoform X2 yields MASEASVADQTVTEIETTAPEDLKGKDKDEKRTECHVSDDASNADEPSLSKPDDLKGKDEEEKIETIVSDVISNADDASLPKPEDPKQEVEEEKIIVEDSSSVEAPTSGPEENLKQKEEGSVIEEVKEEAVDKSVSEPPVEAEEKEIVVDKTDAPNTPELPNEPVEQPAEVLEASVVEDSVDKIKESEQTEIMTAEAKSADESSKVTVVPVSPEVTDDKPVEQPTTVCLVQEPTLDANVNLNSDETAEKPRDEEPLSDGMEVSPESSKEEIARNETSPSITEDLTTKVHETVETESSEAIAVVPPVDEPKEAEEETIVAELPSDSGAKESAGEERVSATSVIEVSDTIPATEVAECAVEPEVDVKKETEGSTIDVDKTTLGETIQTIVESEVTGISEEVKINQMKNESLESEKLTVAEASRDINLVGAENNNKASRNDPECDSKELESSEDKKQETEKVVDQCSAETTKDSGDTKVEEEARKTDVPSKKSSKSQGNNIISKVKKSIVKVKKAIIGKSPSSKAMTPEGDDEMKAK; encoded by the exons ATTGAGACTACTGCTCCCGAGGATCTAAAAGGGAAAGACAAAGATGAAAAG CGGACCGAGTGTCATGTGTCTGATGATGCAAGTAATGCTGATGAGCCGAGTCTTTCAAAGCCTGACGATCTAAAAGGAAAAGATGAAGAGGAAAAG ATCGAGACTATTGTTTCTGATGTTATAAGTAATGCTGATGATGCGAGTCTCCCAAAGCCTGAGGATCCAAAACAAGAAGTCGAAGAGGAAAAGATCATAGTGGAGGATTCTTCAAGTGTTGAAGCACCTACATCTGGACCAGAAGAAAATCTAAAGCAAAAAGAAGAGGGCTCTGTGATTGAGGAGGTGAAGGAAGAAGCAGTCGATAAGTCTGTTTCTGAACCACCAGTTGAAGCTGAAGAGAAGGAAATAGTAGTGGACAAAACTGATGCACCTAATACTCCTGAGCTGCCAAATGAACCAGTGGAGCAACCAGCAGAGGTCTTGGAAGCATCTGTCGTGGAAGATTCAGTTGATAAGATCAAAGAGTCTGAACAAACAGAAATCATGACCGCAGAAGCAAAGAGTGCCGACGAATCCTCAAAAGTCACTGTGGTACCTGTTTCTCCAGAAGTAACAGATGACAAGCCTGTTGAACAACCAACTACTGTATGCCTGGTCCAGGAACCAACTCTTGATGCCAATGTGAACCTCAATTCTGATGAAACAGCAGAAAAGCCTCGAGATGAAGAACCTTTGTCTGATGGGATGGAGGTCAGTCCTGAGTCATCAAAGGAAGAAATTGCTCGAAATGAAACTTCACCATCCATTACTGAAGATCTAACTACGAAGGTTCATGAAACTGTTGAAACTGAAAGTTCAGAAGCAATTGCTGTAGTTCCTCCTGTGGATGAGCCCAAAGAAGCTGAAGAAGAAACTATTGTTGCTGAACTTCCTAGTGATTCTGGTGCCAAGGAATCTGCGGGAGAAGAAAGAGTGTCAGCCACAAGTGTCATAGAAGTTTCTGATACCATCCCGGCAACTGAAGTTGCTGAATGTGCAGTTGAGCCAGAAGTTGATGTTAAGAAAGAGACGGAAGGAAGCACTATAGATGTCGATAAAACAACCTTAGGCGAGACAATCCAAACAATTGTTGAAAGTGAAGTGACTGGAATCTCTGAAGAAGTAAAGATTAATCAGATGAAGAATGAGAGTTTGGAAAGTGAAAAGTTGACTGTGGCTGAAGCATCTCGAGACATCAACTTAGTTGGAGCTGAAAACAACAACAAGGCATCTCGTAACGATCCAGAATGTGATTCTAAAGAGTTAGAAAGTTCAGAAGACAAAAAACAAGAGACCGAAAAGGTTGTTGATCAGTGCTCAGCTGAAACCACCAAAGACAGTGGTGATACAAAAGTAGAAGAAGAGGCTCGGAAGACAGATGTTCCCAGTAAGAAATCTTCTAAAAGCCAGGGGAACAACATAATATCAAAGGTGAAGAAATCAATTGTCAAGGTAAAGAAGGCAATCATAGGGAAGTCACCAAGTTCGAAGGCCATGACACCTGAAGGAGATGACGAGATGAAAGCAAAGTAG